From a single Sphingobium lignivorans genomic region:
- a CDS encoding winged helix-turn-helix domain-containing protein — protein sequence MTVACCPNCGFDITKDDLVERDGFKLHPREGLGSYLGRSIGLTGSELVLLHTIGQAKRTISREALHNRVSDCETFPEIVGTFVCKIRSKLRTAGVPDPIETVRGKGYRWKSVAA from the coding sequence ATGACTGTGGCTTGCTGTCCGAATTGCGGCTTTGACATCACGAAGGACGACCTTGTCGAGCGAGATGGCTTCAAGCTGCACCCGCGCGAAGGGCTTGGATCATATCTCGGCCGTTCCATCGGACTGACTGGCTCAGAACTCGTGCTGCTCCACACCATCGGACAAGCCAAGCGCACGATCAGCCGCGAGGCGCTGCACAACCGTGTTTCTGACTGCGAGACCTTCCCTGAGATCGTGGGCACCTTCGTCTGCAAGATCCGCAGCAAACTGCGAACGGCCGGCGTTCCAGACCCCATCGAGACGGTGCGAGGCAAGGGATACCGTTGGAAGTCGGTGGCAGCATGA
- a CDS encoding VapE domain-containing protein gives MLDQIAPFVRAGFAVHWLAPRSKRPIKDNWSDIPVATLDALRASYRDGLNAGVRLGEPSQVEGGYLHVLDVDIRVPDMVEEAMAKLLELFPDAMSFPSVISGSGGASRHLYFVTEKPFRSRRLAASAEKFRRFDKAQDKDVWSCEWEVELFGSGKQVVLPPSIHPNTGEPYRWERPFDLDMLDLGFGPLVSASHVEALGVVEDAAYAFEAVPPLDFKPGQMERDLDAIDVSDLHYDDWIRLGQAIHHQMGGSQEGFDLWLHHTKRSKKYTGDRQDREMRRIKWRSFGRYRGRPVTMATIRQWAQDARAAAMAAELDDLDDLDDDTAGSDDDAQSSKIDEEFADLLGVEADSLDDDDADEFDKADAKAPKDETPDLEWKSLLEITEEGGIKATLHNIRLLVANDVRFTGVMQFNEFTQEVVQRGVPGVKPSRKKSAKPTLQLDGPSWSLRDNVNGDFWTEDKDNAIRSLIEAPKTQGGYSIKVSDRDLRAAIDITARKSAFHPVREYLNTLEWDGVPRLERLFVDYLGAPDDAYTRSVARLILTAGVTRVYEPGAKFDSAVILQGLQGKRKSTFISILAKSWFAELEGEFEDARAMVEAMQGAWILEMPELGGFVRADVRHIKAFLSRRSDKVRLAYAKRAQEFHRQCIFFGSTNDFKYLKDDTGNRRFWPIVCEVDSIDTDRLEREVDQLWAEAVVHYREMRRIQPRGVLPLYLAEAEAQDIAARLQESARVETVEDAMAGQIEAWLDAPIRSGSIDGEDEGQIRKETCLVEIWCEALERERKDYTQQNAQMLGRAMAKLSNWEAPGSFITFKKGIGRQRVYRRKELRR, from the coding sequence ATGCTCGATCAGATCGCGCCTTTTGTGCGCGCGGGGTTCGCCGTTCATTGGCTCGCACCCCGCTCAAAACGTCCCATCAAGGACAACTGGTCAGACATCCCGGTCGCGACGCTTGACGCTCTGCGCGCGAGCTATCGGGATGGTCTGAACGCAGGCGTGCGACTTGGAGAGCCGTCGCAGGTCGAAGGCGGCTACCTGCATGTGCTCGACGTCGACATCCGCGTGCCGGACATGGTCGAAGAGGCCATGGCGAAGCTGCTCGAGCTGTTTCCGGACGCCATGTCGTTCCCCTCTGTCATATCGGGCAGCGGCGGCGCCAGCCGGCACCTCTATTTCGTCACCGAAAAGCCATTCCGCAGCCGGCGCCTTGCCGCCTCTGCCGAGAAGTTCCGCCGGTTCGACAAGGCTCAGGACAAGGACGTCTGGTCCTGCGAGTGGGAAGTGGAACTGTTCGGCTCGGGAAAGCAGGTCGTGCTGCCGCCGTCGATCCACCCAAACACCGGTGAGCCTTATCGCTGGGAGCGCCCGTTCGATCTCGACATGCTCGATCTGGGGTTCGGGCCGCTCGTTTCGGCTTCGCACGTCGAGGCGCTGGGCGTCGTCGAGGATGCGGCTTACGCCTTTGAGGCCGTTCCGCCTCTGGACTTCAAGCCTGGCCAGATGGAGCGCGATCTCGATGCGATCGACGTCTCTGATCTTCACTATGACGACTGGATCCGTCTCGGCCAGGCTATCCACCACCAGATGGGCGGCAGTCAGGAAGGCTTCGATCTGTGGCTACACCACACGAAGCGCTCGAAGAAATATACCGGGGATCGTCAGGACCGCGAGATGCGCCGCATCAAGTGGCGCAGCTTTGGTCGCTACCGCGGCCGCCCGGTCACGATGGCGACGATCCGCCAGTGGGCGCAGGACGCCCGCGCCGCGGCTATGGCCGCCGAGCTCGACGATCTCGATGACCTGGACGACGACACGGCCGGCTCGGATGATGATGCGCAATCGAGCAAAATCGACGAAGAATTCGCAGATTTGCTAGGGGTTGAGGCCGATTCGCTCGACGACGATGACGCGGATGAGTTCGACAAGGCCGACGCCAAGGCACCGAAGGACGAAACGCCCGATCTCGAGTGGAAATCGCTGCTCGAAATCACCGAAGAGGGCGGCATCAAAGCCACCCTTCACAATATCAGGCTGCTGGTGGCGAACGATGTTCGGTTCACCGGCGTCATGCAGTTCAACGAGTTCACCCAGGAGGTCGTCCAGCGCGGGGTTCCGGGCGTCAAGCCGTCCCGCAAGAAGTCCGCCAAGCCGACCTTGCAGCTCGATGGGCCGTCATGGTCGTTGCGCGACAACGTGAACGGAGATTTCTGGACCGAGGACAAGGACAACGCCATCAGGTCGTTGATCGAGGCGCCGAAAACCCAGGGTGGCTACAGCATCAAGGTGTCCGATCGCGACCTGCGCGCTGCCATCGACATCACTGCCCGCAAAAGCGCCTTCCATCCGGTGCGCGAATATCTCAACACGCTCGAATGGGATGGGGTTCCGCGCCTGGAACGTCTGTTCGTCGACTATCTCGGCGCCCCTGACGACGCCTATACTCGCAGCGTTGCGCGCTTGATCCTGACGGCCGGCGTCACGCGTGTGTACGAGCCGGGCGCGAAGTTCGACAGCGCGGTCATTCTTCAGGGCTTGCAGGGCAAGCGCAAGTCGACCTTCATCAGCATCCTCGCGAAGAGCTGGTTCGCTGAGCTCGAAGGTGAGTTCGAAGACGCGAGAGCCATGGTTGAGGCGATGCAGGGGGCATGGATACTCGAGATGCCCGAGCTTGGCGGCTTCGTCAGGGCCGACGTCCGCCACATCAAGGCGTTCCTCAGCCGCCGCTCGGACAAGGTGCGTCTCGCCTATGCGAAGCGCGCGCAGGAATTCCACCGCCAATGCATATTCTTCGGATCGACCAACGACTTCAAGTACCTGAAGGACGATACCGGCAACCGACGCTTCTGGCCGATCGTCTGCGAGGTCGATAGCATCGACACGGATCGCCTTGAGCGCGAAGTCGATCAGCTTTGGGCCGAGGCCGTCGTCCATTACCGCGAGATGCGCCGGATCCAGCCGCGCGGCGTGCTGCCGCTCTATCTGGCGGAAGCCGAAGCCCAGGATATCGCCGCACGGCTTCAAGAATCCGCCAGGGTGGAGACGGTCGAGGACGCGATGGCCGGGCAGATCGAGGCATGGCTTGACGCGCCGATCCGTTCCGGCAGCATCGACGGCGAGGATGAAGGGCAAATCCGCAAGGAGACCTGCCTCGTCGAGATCTGGTGCGAAGCGCTCGAGCGCGAACGCAAAGACTATACGCAGCAGAACGCCCAGATGCTTGGACGCGCTATGGCGAAGCTGTCCAACTGGGAAGCTCCGGGCAGCTTTATCACCTTCAAGAAGGGTATCGGGCGCCAGCGGGTCTATCGGCGCAAAGAGTT
- a CDS encoding DUF2800 domain-containing protein: MTLPAHAKLAPSGADTWMTCPGSVEAQDGLPDDTTEWSSEGTMAHDVSDFCLSYGLDAYFFVGATFRVPGTELVRNEHGLITGRRNRVWTYTWSNEDADFLQSGFDHLLEMGGELYGEHKVDISNWLGENQFGTLDRAIVWRDADVFLINDLKWGRGIPVSVRDSKQLRLYALGFWWNVARYFENMKSVILEIDQPRSWVQGGRIELTMDELLEFGEEVRPAAERALKPGAERIPSKAGCYWCKRRKAFRGCYAYDAWMLSLLGLTRAEVIDIEEFILGKTFTQEERANLVLHKTLIVSWLEKLQDDAVQDALTIGDVPGVAKAIEGRKLPDAWEDKGAADIALAKKLGDRRYKAPALITPQQALKLVAGEDRKDVEALIKFGLRKTELVPIDHPKPSIKSLNDQLAEMEDF, translated from the coding sequence ATGACCCTCCCCGCACACGCCAAGCTCGCTCCCAGCGGCGCCGACACATGGATGACGTGCCCCGGCTCAGTCGAGGCGCAGGACGGCCTGCCCGACGACACCACCGAGTGGTCGAGCGAGGGGACGATGGCGCACGACGTCTCCGATTTCTGCCTCAGCTACGGCCTCGACGCCTATTTTTTCGTCGGCGCAACGTTCCGCGTTCCTGGCACCGAACTGGTTCGCAACGAGCACGGCCTTATCACCGGCCGGCGCAACCGCGTCTGGACCTACACCTGGTCGAACGAAGACGCGGACTTCCTGCAATCCGGCTTCGATCATCTGCTCGAGATGGGCGGAGAGCTTTACGGCGAACACAAGGTCGACATCTCCAACTGGCTGGGCGAGAACCAGTTCGGTACGCTGGACCGCGCGATCGTGTGGCGCGACGCCGACGTCTTCCTCATCAACGATCTCAAGTGGGGGCGCGGCATCCCTGTCAGCGTTCGCGACAGCAAGCAGTTGCGGCTCTACGCGCTGGGCTTCTGGTGGAATGTCGCCCGCTACTTCGAGAACATGAAGTCTGTGATCCTTGAGATCGATCAGCCGCGAAGCTGGGTGCAGGGCGGCCGCATCGAACTGACCATGGATGAGCTTCTGGAGTTCGGCGAGGAGGTTCGTCCTGCCGCTGAGCGCGCGCTGAAGCCCGGCGCAGAGCGCATCCCATCCAAGGCCGGCTGCTACTGGTGCAAGCGCCGCAAGGCGTTCCGCGGATGCTACGCCTACGACGCATGGATGCTCTCGCTGCTCGGCCTCACGCGCGCCGAAGTCATTGACATCGAGGAGTTTATCTTGGGCAAGACCTTCACGCAGGAAGAGCGCGCCAATCTCGTTCTGCACAAGACGCTGATCGTTTCGTGGCTGGAGAAGCTGCAAGACGATGCGGTGCAGGATGCGCTGACCATCGGCGACGTCCCGGGCGTTGCCAAGGCGATCGAGGGGCGCAAGCTCCCCGACGCGTGGGAGGACAAAGGTGCAGCCGACATCGCGCTCGCCAAGAAGCTGGGAGATCGTCGTTATAAGGCGCCCGCCCTCATCACGCCGCAGCAGGCGCTGAAACTCGTCGCGGGCGAAGACCGCAAAGACGTCGAGGCGCTCATCAAATTCGGCCTTCGAAAGACCGAGCTGGTGCCGATCGACCACCCGAAACCGTCGATCAAATCCCTGAACGATCAACTCGCTGAAATGGAGGACTTTTGA
- a CDS encoding ssDNA-binding protein, whose amino-acid sequence MAERDPRTVLLKRVRLSFPDIKEPGQAVKDGKLRYGAKLVIEFEGDDSKAKALAAENKAKAIAAMEAAGDQAWKNTAAYKGIMEDDPKRVSFRSGKRFKNKETGEVYAGYDGNFVISASGPAGGKKRPQLKDRMKRDVVEKDIEDVFYPGTYVDAYVSFYGTDEGGRGLFASIDLLRSHQEGKVTARTFTFDDDELDDLDDDTPEPGAKASGDDLDDF is encoded by the coding sequence ATGGCCGAACGTGATCCCAGGACCGTGCTGCTCAAGCGCGTCCGTCTGTCGTTTCCCGATATCAAGGAACCTGGGCAGGCCGTCAAGGACGGCAAGCTGCGCTACGGGGCCAAACTCGTCATCGAGTTCGAGGGCGATGATTCCAAGGCGAAGGCTCTCGCCGCCGAGAACAAAGCCAAGGCCATCGCCGCCATGGAAGCCGCTGGCGATCAGGCGTGGAAGAACACCGCTGCCTACAAGGGCATCATGGAAGATGACCCTAAGAGGGTGTCGTTTCGCTCGGGCAAGCGTTTCAAGAACAAGGAGACCGGCGAAGTATACGCTGGATACGATGGGAATTTCGTCATTTCCGCATCAGGACCGGCTGGCGGCAAGAAGCGTCCCCAGCTCAAGGACCGCATGAAGCGCGACGTGGTCGAGAAGGATATCGAGGACGTCTTCTACCCCGGCACCTATGTCGACGCCTATGTCTCGTTCTACGGCACCGACGAGGGTGGCCGCGGCCTTTTCGCCTCGATCGATCTGCTGCGATCACACCAGGAAGGCAAGGTCACGGCCCGCACATTCACCTTCGATGACGACGAGCTCGACGATCTCGACGACGACACGCCCGAGCCCGGCGCAAAGGCTTCCGGCGACGATCTCGACGACTTCTGA